The Streptomyces sp. NBC_01244 genome contains a region encoding:
- a CDS encoding LacI family DNA-binding transcriptional regulator — protein sequence MTGRQNGRPTLEEVAALAGVGRGTVSRVINGSPRVSEQAREAVARAVVELGYVPNQAARALAGSRTDAVALVIPETEARLFSEPYFLDLIRGVSAELAESDKQLLLTLVRTETERRRFEDYLAAQRVDGVLLASVHGDDPLPDRIARLGLPVVMNGRRSEAEPVAYVDSDNIGAGRAAVAHLVGRGRSRIATISGPLDMYVARARLGGYRAGLAEAGFRPDESLVATGDFTEEGGRLAMRELLERAPRLDAVFAASDVMAAGARGVLREAGRRIPEDVALVGVDDSTVARLMDPPLTSVRQPIEEMGRTMTRLLLQKIAEGSEAGHAAGEEWRRVLPTELIVRDSS from the coding sequence GTGACCGGACGGCAGAACGGCAGACCCACCCTGGAAGAGGTCGCGGCGCTGGCCGGTGTCGGCCGGGGCACGGTCTCCCGGGTGATCAACGGCTCGCCGCGGGTGAGTGAGCAGGCCAGGGAAGCGGTCGCCCGCGCTGTGGTCGAGCTGGGGTACGTACCCAATCAGGCGGCCCGGGCGTTGGCCGGGAGCCGGACCGACGCGGTCGCCCTCGTCATCCCGGAGACCGAGGCCAGGCTGTTCTCGGAGCCGTACTTCCTCGACCTGATCCGCGGGGTCAGCGCCGAACTGGCGGAATCAGACAAGCAGTTGCTGCTCACCCTGGTCCGGACCGAGACCGAGCGCCGGCGGTTCGAGGACTACCTGGCCGCCCAGCGGGTCGATGGCGTCCTGCTGGCGTCCGTGCACGGCGACGACCCGCTGCCGGACCGGATCGCACGACTGGGGCTGCCGGTCGTCATGAACGGGCGGCGCTCCGAGGCCGAACCCGTCGCCTACGTGGACTCCGACAACATCGGCGCGGGACGCGCGGCCGTCGCCCACCTGGTGGGGCGGGGCCGCAGCCGGATCGCGACCATCAGCGGTCCGCTCGACATGTACGTGGCCCGCGCGCGTCTGGGCGGCTACCGCGCGGGGCTCGCGGAAGCCGGGTTCCGGCCCGACGAATCGCTGGTGGCGACCGGGGACTTCACCGAGGAGGGCGGCCGGCTGGCGATGCGCGAGCTCCTGGAGCGCGCCCCCCGTCTGGACGCGGTCTTCGCCGCCTCCGACGTGATGGCGGCCGGTGCGCGCGGGGTGCTGCGCGAGGCCGGACGGCGGATCCCCGAGGACGTGGCCCTGGTGGGGGTCGACGACTCGACGGTGGCCCGCCTGATGGATCCGCCCCTGACGAGCGTGCGCCAGCCGATCGAGGAGATGGGCCGCACGATGACCCGGCTGCTGCTCCAGAAGATCGCGGAGGGGTCCGAAGCCGGTCATGCGGCGGGGGAGGAGTGGCGGCGGGTCCTTCCCACGGAGCTGATCGTGCGGGATTCCTCCTGA
- a CDS encoding glycoside hydrolase family 6 protein, with amino-acid sequence MSRTALGTTPRTTSRTTKRTALLAALSLVTAAGATATVFGTSAGAAAAGCKVEYQITNQWNTGFGANVIVTNTGDPVASWTVEWSYANGQQVTQGWNATITQSGAAVTARSLSYNGSLATGGSTSFGFNGSHTGTNAVPATFKLNGVTCNGATDPTQPPTTPPTTPPTTPPTTPPPSGGKVDNPYAGAKMYVNPEWSAKAAAEPGGSRVANQPTAVWLDRTAAIAGVNGGMGLRAHLDAALAQKGSGEMVVQFVIYNLPGRDCSALASNGELGPTEIDKYKTQYIDPIAAILADSKYTGLRIVTTVEIDSLPNLVTNVSGRPTAVANCDVMKTNGNYIKGVGYALNKLGAVANVYNYVDAGHHGWLGWDDNLGASAEMFKQAATAEGSTLANVHGFIVNTANYSALKEDHFKIDDSVNGTSVRQSKWVDWNRYTDELSYAQGMRAKLVTLGFDANIGMLIDTSRNGWGGTARPAGPGALTSVDTFVNGGRYDRRIHLGNWCNQSGAGLGERPQAAPAAGIDAYVWVKPPGESDGASKEIPNDEGKGFDRMCDPTYTGNVRNGNSMSGSLPDAPLAGQWFSAQFQELMKNAHPAL; translated from the coding sequence ATGAGCCGCACAGCACTCGGCACGACTCCCCGCACCACGTCCCGTACGACCAAGCGCACCGCCCTGTTGGCGGCGCTCAGTCTGGTCACGGCCGCCGGCGCGACCGCGACGGTCTTCGGCACCTCGGCCGGCGCCGCCGCCGCGGGCTGCAAGGTCGAGTACCAGATCACGAACCAGTGGAACACCGGGTTCGGCGCGAACGTGATCGTCACCAACACCGGTGACCCGGTGGCCTCCTGGACCGTGGAGTGGTCCTACGCGAACGGCCAGCAGGTCACGCAGGGCTGGAACGCCACGATCACCCAGTCCGGGGCGGCCGTGACCGCCAGGAGCCTCTCGTACAACGGGTCGCTGGCCACGGGCGGTTCGACTTCCTTCGGGTTCAACGGTTCGCACACCGGCACGAACGCCGTGCCCGCGACGTTCAAGCTCAACGGCGTCACGTGCAACGGCGCGACCGACCCGACCCAACCGCCGACCACTCCGCCGACGACACCACCCACCACACCCCCCACGACCCCGCCGCCGTCGGGCGGCAAGGTCGACAACCCGTACGCCGGCGCCAAGATGTACGTGAACCCCGAATGGTCCGCCAAGGCCGCCGCCGAACCGGGCGGGTCCAGGGTGGCGAACCAGCCCACCGCCGTCTGGCTGGACCGCACCGCCGCCATCGCGGGTGTCAACGGCGGGATGGGCCTGCGCGCCCACCTCGACGCGGCGCTGGCGCAGAAGGGCAGCGGCGAGATGGTCGTCCAATTCGTGATCTACAACCTGCCCGGACGCGACTGTTCGGCACTCGCCTCCAACGGCGAGCTGGGGCCGACCGAGATCGACAAGTACAAGACGCAGTACATCGACCCGATCGCCGCGATCCTCGCCGACTCCAAGTACACGGGGCTGCGGATCGTCACCACCGTCGAGATCGACTCGCTGCCGAACCTGGTCACCAACGTCTCCGGTCGCCCCACGGCCGTCGCCAACTGCGACGTGATGAAGACCAACGGCAACTACATCAAGGGCGTCGGCTACGCACTGAACAAGCTCGGTGCCGTCGCCAACGTCTACAACTACGTGGACGCCGGCCACCACGGCTGGCTCGGCTGGGACGACAACCTGGGCGCCTCCGCGGAGATGTTCAAGCAGGCGGCGACCGCCGAGGGCTCCACGCTCGCCAACGTGCACGGCTTCATCGTCAACACCGCCAACTACAGCGCCCTGAAGGAGGACCACTTCAAGATCGACGACTCGGTCAACGGCACCTCCGTGCGCCAGTCGAAGTGGGTCGACTGGAACCGCTACACCGACGAGCTGTCCTACGCCCAGGGCATGCGGGCCAAACTGGTCACCCTGGGCTTCGACGCCAACATCGGCATGCTGATCGACACCTCCCGCAACGGCTGGGGCGGCACGGCCCGCCCGGCCGGCCCCGGTGCGCTGACGAGCGTGGACACCTTCGTCAACGGGGGCCGCTACGACCGGCGCATCCACCTCGGCAACTGGTGCAACCAGTCGGGCGCCGGCCTCGGCGAGCGGCCGCAGGCCGCCCCGGCGGCGGGCATCGACGCGTACGTGTGGGTCAAGCCGCCGGGCGAGTCGGACGGGGCGAGCAAGGAGATCCCGAACGACGAGGGCAAGGGCTTCGACCGCATGTGCGACCCCACCTACACGGGCAACGTGCGCAACGGCAACAGCATGTCGGGGTCCCTCCCGGACGCACCGCTCGCCGGACAGTGGTTCTCCGCCCAGTTCCAGGAGCTCATGAAGAACGCCCACCCGGCACTGTGA